CTCTAGGATTAGACAAGGTTGTTCAAGACATCTTCTTGAAATTTGAGGATGTCTCGAATAAAAGAATTATTCTAAAGAGACTATTCATCGTTTTATTcttaccttatttttttctttttcatctcctTCGGTTGAGCcttaattattcttttttaatttctttctaacccaacaaatttttttttgctaatacAAGCTTTATGTGTTATTATTTGGATTGAaatttagaatttgttattaCAAAACTACTACTTCATCAAATATATCTTCTCTTTTCTCTTATGCTCAAAAAAAGCTGCCTTATGTAAACTTAACATACTTTCAATATCATTAATCAGCGATCTTTTGAACTTCCCTTGATGAACCACAAAAGTCGAAATCACATTTTTCCACTTTTCACGgttattttatgtaatatatatagttaaaaataaataaaaatataatattatattatataccttatgttagtaattgaattttttttttaatattgtaaccaaacaccaaaaaatattttccaatatAATAGTCAAACACAGTaaagtattttatttttctgcAAACAAAACGGAGTCTTTATTAGATAAGCGAAAAATATTTAGAGAAAAAGCAAAAAGTTGTGAAATGAAGCGACCTACTCGgtcaaaagaaaacaaaattcaACCCTAACAGAACAAAAATTAGACTTATCAGCAAGTAAAACCACATATTACATAAAGTTaacaaaaagagagaaaatgtaTTCTTGATATGATAATCCTGAGTGAGTGTGAGAGATGAGATCACTACATTCATTCAGAtttaagaaaaggaaaggaaagaaacagaataataacaataataagtTCACACAAAAGACCAGTTGATGAACATCAAAGCCAGACAGTGGTTGGAGTCTTCATCATTTACCACTTTCCATGCAATGGCCTGCTCATATGATATTGGCCTTCCCATGCTCGATACGCATATTCCCCCTGGAAGATACGCGAAACCCTGCAATGCCACTAATCATTGGATGGAATGGATACATACACATACTAACTcggtcttttttcttttttaatttcaattttaccTGTTGCATTATCTTGGAGAACTCCGAGCACAGCATCTTCCTCCCTGCTTCATCAAGAATCTTGTCCAGCATTATATCTTGAAGGGCTACAAGTGTAGTTTCCAGCATGTCCAGTCCAGCCTGGTTTGAGAACGTGAACACTGGAGATGCCTGCAGCAGCATTCCATATGTTATGTTTCTTTCTCCATCACAtttcatttcttttcttttttaaaactaaCAAAGTGCAAAAATGATTCATTACATTTGTTTTCAAGGAACAGCACATGATTGCATCTGAATGGTGCCAAAGTTGCTTCAACAAACCATCACCAGCTTCCGGGTCAACCCTGAACACTTCTGCTCCAGTGTGCATCCTGCAAAACACCTTATATCTTTATTACCCACATTCATAAAAGAAAATGCATCTCAATCTCTCATCTGCACTAACAGAAGTGATGATAATCCAGTAATTAGACAAAACAGTCCAGTCCTTGCAACAAATTAAAGATCAACAAGTCAAGCTGATTTTATTCTTTATCCTTTTGCATGCATTTATACTCATTACCTGTAGCTTCGGCATATCCAACGTGCCAAAGTAAGAGCCTCAGGAGAGCCTGGAAGGGACTTCGGCCCTATATTGGAGCTTAGCCGTGATGGGGAAATAGCCATTGCAACCCTCTGAACTGATCCAACAACGCTGCGCACATACTGGCGAGCCATAGCAGCCACACTGTCCCGCAAGTGATTCTCAAAACTAAACTGGAAAGCAATCGTGAGGACTGACCGAAGGTTGTAATTGTTGGTGTCCGCTTCACCAGAAGGACGTGCACCACCAGGACCTACTTCAAGTGTAGAAGCCAAATCTAATGTACGAGTCGTAGCAGGCCCATCCTATGATGACAAAAAGAGATAAAGCAATATTTCAGATTATAATGCCAAGGAGTCCTAGATTATTTTGAGCATAATTTCCACACGAATATATATTCAATGTTCACGACAGTAGATGTATCAGTCACCGAACTGTTTTAGAATCCAAGGGTATGACACGAAAGCCAGATGGCAATAGAGGAGCATCGTCAGCAAAAGATTCATCAATAGGTGCAAAAACAAGCTGGGCACAGGCACCAACAGCATTTTCATCAACTCCACTGCACAGCTGCGAAAAGAAAATCTCATAATGCATAACTAGTgttgatatatatttataacttcTAATTCATTATGGGTAAACTAACCTGTAATAAGTACATATCCCGTGCTAAAGCTACATCCTCAGGAGAAAAGGTATGACCCTCCAGCCGAACTACTTCCAAGAACTACAATGTTGGAAATCCAAGTATAAATAAAACCTTTCGACATGTCAAAGAAACCAAAGAGACAAATTCAATGAAAACCCATTACCTCCTCATGCTCCACAGTATGAGCAAGAGGTAAAATGACCTGGCTACTGGGGAAGCCACCTGGTCTTGCACAGGGAACTGCAAAGGGGCTAGCTTTAAGACATGCAGTGGAGTAGGCATCAACACCATAGTCAGCCCATTCTGAACGATGTTCCCTCAGAAAACGAacaagaagaggaggaggaacaTTCTGCAAACCCACATAGCCAGTTTTTATTAGAATGACAGTCAGTTATCAAGGATTTGATCATAAATTTGAAAAGCTTCATAGTGGTATAAATgttcaaatcaaaatctaatATTGTTTTTGAATTCTAGAGAAGACCTGCAGCAACATTGACGCCTTTGCACACAACACTCCTCCAAAAGTCGGAAAACCTGATGCATTGTATTGGGTGCCAAAACACTTATTTGGAGACGAATTAACCACAATGGTGACATCATCCACACCATCACCACCGAGAAGTGACCAACCATCATCAGCAAATCCATTGACAGCATCATTAAAACCCCTGAGATCAAATTATAGAAACAAATACATAGTTACACAAATGAGGGGGGAAAGGACAACTCTGGGCTCCAAATCTAAAATAGCAGGAGAGCAAATGAGAGGAGCTTGTAGATCAAATTGCTTTCTGTTTGACCATTCAGACATTGGCATCTCATTTACCAAATTCTAAGTTAAAAGACATTACCTACACAGCCTCTGACTAAATGTCCTTAAAACAGCAGGCTGGCGACCCCCACCATACTGAATCTCTCCACTAGTTTCTTGTGCAATTTGCCGTATGTAGCGTAAGGCCTGGATGGTAAGATACACAGAAtttttttgacataattcaCAAAAACAAGCAAGAGATATACAAGTAGTGATATACAGTTCGTACAGCCATCGTCGTTTTCTGAGCAAGAATTTTGGATGATTCATAAAGTGGCCTCAGAACTTCAGGAACACTCCAAGCCTAACAAAAGATCACATACTTAAACTCGGGAAGTGAAGATATAAAAAGTAAGTTGTGAAAAAATTTGAAACTCCAATTGGATGTTATTCTCACATCTAAATCAACATGATCGACAATGTGAATAATGGAGCTTCCACCCTCACAAGGTCGAATAAGGTAGCCGCTGGGGTGCACTTCTGCCCTCACAAAGCTTGAAGCATGTGGCCCGACAGGGCCACCAGAAGTTGTATTCAAAGACCTTTCGCATATCTGGATACATTTTGAAACAACGTTGAGCACACAAATCACAAatcataaaaactaaatcagaAGATTTTAGGAAAAAAGGATCCACAACATAACTTACCACAAGACTACCATCTTCCAAAGTTGTAGTGTATCTGAGTGTCCAAAAGTCTCGTGCTGCAGCCAATGTTGTTGGCGCATAAGTCTGATGAAGAGAAAAACCGAAATTCAGTACGAGTCATAGTAGAGAGCAGAAAATTATGAGTTTAATGATTCAAAGGAAGGATAAAATCATGCCTAGTTTATAATTAGAAGTCCACAAACCTGCATGTATATGAGCTCAATAGTACCGCCATTACCAGTAGGAATAACACTCAGTGTCTCAAGGCATCGACAGTCGCGAAACCAAGATAAACGATCTTTGAGAATTTCAGCAACCTGTTGGTCACACTCATGAGTTTTATGCGGAACAGGCATTATTAAACAAACTAGAGTGACGATAAGCACCTTTATGGGCTCTAGACTCACAAGGCCGCAGGCTCGTGCTGCTACACCAGTACAATTGCGGGAAACAGCAACGATGCCAATAGAATCCGGACCAGGCTACAAAATAGTTAATAAGAAATACCAGAAACACAGAAGTAAGTATTTTACGCATCACACCtaataaatataagaaaaatATTACTAGTTTGATACCTTCATCCCAATCATCTGGACCCAGTCGACAGCAGTTCCAGTAGCCTTTGAAAGGAACTCCGCCAGGGTCTCCTCAGCTATTGTGATAAGACTAATATATAACACAAGATTTAGAGAAGCtgcaaaaataaaaagaagaaaaaatagaTACCGGTTGATTAAAAGAGACAGCAATTACTTACCCAGCTGGGTTGTTAGCATCCCGCTGGGGATGCTGTTGCGTTGGGTTTTGCTGCTGTTGTTGCTGACCACTCATGACCACAGACTCGCAGCTATTGTCTGTGGTCGTTGCTGAAGCCTGATTACAATCCCAGATGAAAACTCTTTTAATATGCTTTGCATTTAAACATATGCAACATTACAATCTCTTCTCAGTTCTCACTGTACACATCATAAGAGTACAAGAACAGCTATGGATAACAGGGAACAAGCTTACAGTGTGTAGTTGCTGGCGCATATAACCATTCTCATAAACCAAATGAGAGACCTGCTTCTGTAATCGATCATTTTCTTCCATTAACAGCTTGTTCATGGCACTCAGCTTTCTGTTCACAGTCTGGAGACGTGAAGCCTCCTTCCTTTGCTTCTCCCGGCATCTGGCACAAAGAAAAGCTTAGAATTTTCTTACTCAAGAGCAGATTTATCGAATGGAAGAAGACCAAAACACAGAGATGTGAAGAGTATCAAGAAACAAACAAATTATGCTTTCCAAAACAATTTAGGTTCTCAATGTAGAACACTGATGCCTGCTGTATTTGTTTCAGTAAAATCACTGTAACAGCCCAAGAACACAACATATTCTCTTCCCAGAAAAACTAATCCTGGTTTATTTAGAAACACAGATACCTAATTGCCTATACCAAAACACTAAAAAGGATGGGAAAACTACATTCATGAACACAATCTTgacaaaaaaagataaaaattaattatcctTCCCAAAGCAAGATTTATAATCATTTGTTATTCCTTAATGCCAACAGAGAAAaccagaaaaaataaaattagaaaaatgaaaCAAGCATTAATGAACCTGGTTACtatcattatcattatttaaatattaataccATGAAAAAGAAAGAGTGGAAACTAGTGATCCATTTTGAGTGAACATAATAGAAAATAGTTTAGGAAAAATATATAATGAAGAAAGGAAA
The DNA window shown above is from Euphorbia lathyris chromosome 1, ddEupLath1.1, whole genome shotgun sequence and carries:
- the LOC136200481 gene encoding homeobox-leucine zipper protein ATHB-14-like; the encoded protein is MYMALSMHSKEINNKQMDSSKYVRYTPEQVEALERVYTECPKPSSLRRQQLIRECPILCNIEPKQIKVWFQNRRCREKQRKEASRLQTVNRKLSAMNKLLMEENDRLQKQVSHLVYENGYMRQQLHTASATTTDNSCESVVMSGQQQQQQNPTQQHPQRDANNPAGLITIAEETLAEFLSKATGTAVDWVQMIGMKPGPDSIGIVAVSRNCTGVAARACGLVSLEPIKVAEILKDRLSWFRDCRCLETLSVIPTGNGGTIELIYMQTYAPTTLAAARDFWTLRYTTTLEDGSLVICERSLNTTSGGPVGPHASSFVRAEVHPSGYLIRPCEGGSSIIHIVDHVDLDAWSVPEVLRPLYESSKILAQKTTMAALRYIRQIAQETSGEIQYGGGRQPAVLRTFSQRLCRGFNDAVNGFADDGWSLLGGDGVDDVTIVVNSSPNKCFGTQYNASGFPTFGGVLCAKASMLLQNVPPPLLVRFLREHRSEWADYGVDAYSTACLKASPFAVPCARPGGFPSSQVILPLAHTVEHEEFLEVVRLEGHTFSPEDVALARDMYLLQLCSGVDENAVGACAQLVFAPIDESFADDAPLLPSGFRVIPLDSKTDGPATTRTLDLASTLEVGPGGARPSGEADTNNYNLRSVLTIAFQFSFENHLRDSVAAMARQYVRSVVGSVQRVAMAISPSRLSSNIGPKSLPGSPEALTLARWICRSYRMHTGAEVFRVDPEAGDGLLKQLWHHSDAIMCCSLKTNASPVFTFSNQAGLDMLETTLVALQDIMLDKILDEAGRKMLCSEFSKIMQQGFAYLPGGICVSSMGRPISYEQAIAWKVVNDEDSNHCLALMFINWSFV